In Bacillus sp. Cs-700, one genomic interval encodes:
- a CDS encoding calcium-translocating P-type ATPase, SERCA-type, which yields MNWYNMTKGEVVEELETSEGGISSDEVERRRKVFGLNQLDEAERPSMILMFLAQFKDFMVVVLLAATLISGLLGEYLDAIAIILIILMNGILGFVQERKAEKSLQALKQLSSPKMKVLRDGDWTTIPALEAVVGDIVRIESGDRIGADLRLLTCQGLQIEESALTGESLPVNKHPEAIRDEQPGPGDQQNMGFMGTLVTKGKGVGVVTATGMKTEMGKIAHLIQSADTMETPLQNRLEQLGKVLIAAALLLTALVVVLGIIQGRDVYSMFLAGVSLAVAAIPEGLPAIVTIALAIGMQKMSKRKAIVRKLPSVETLGCATVICSDKTGTLTQNKMMVTKLWAGGETWDVTGSGYSPYGDFFKGNTRVYSDEERSLKQLLTFGLLCSNARVMEKSGEYVLDGDPTEGALVAAAMKAGLTEDVREEEFTIIQEFPFDSNRKMMSIVVEDSIGKRYVIAKGAPDIVLKQCESVLWSEKKAPLRKSYEREIQEQLNAFGELALRTIAVAFKPIQNEDNMLHSVQAESRLTFVGLEGMIDPPREEVKQAVADCKTAGIKTIMITGDHVTTAKAIALNLGILPERGKVMEGSKLSSLSVEELENQVEDIYVFARVSPEHKLKIVKALQNRGHIVAMTGDGVNDAPAIKASNIGISMGVTGTDVAKESSSLILSDDNFTTIRAAVEEGRNIYENIRKFIRYMLASNVGEILVMLFAILLMLPLPLVPIQILWVNLVTDGLPAMALGLDPAEGNVMRRDPRKPKEGVFARGLGWKIISRGIMIGACTLAAFMICYSENPNDLVQAQTVAFSTLVLAQLIHVFDCRSERSIFHRNPFENKALVLAVLSSVGLLLAVIYYEPLQPIFHTTYLSMREWMLILVFSSIPTFLLAGTTFFKRQRSRG from the coding sequence ATGAACTGGTATAACATGACAAAAGGAGAAGTTGTTGAGGAATTGGAGACAAGCGAGGGGGGAATTAGTTCCGATGAAGTAGAGAGAAGAAGAAAAGTTTTTGGACTCAATCAATTAGATGAAGCAGAACGACCATCGATGATCTTAATGTTTTTAGCCCAATTCAAAGACTTTATGGTGGTCGTCCTCCTGGCAGCTACGCTTATATCCGGGTTACTTGGAGAATATCTTGATGCGATCGCCATTATCCTAATCATCCTAATGAACGGGATTCTTGGCTTTGTACAAGAACGAAAAGCAGAAAAATCCCTCCAGGCATTAAAACAGTTATCATCACCAAAGATGAAGGTGCTTCGTGATGGTGATTGGACGACCATCCCTGCATTAGAAGCCGTTGTAGGGGATATTGTTCGAATTGAAAGCGGAGACCGGATTGGGGCTGATTTACGCCTTTTAACTTGTCAGGGTTTACAAATTGAAGAATCAGCGCTTACCGGAGAATCATTACCTGTAAACAAGCACCCAGAGGCGATACGAGATGAACAACCTGGTCCTGGTGATCAGCAAAACATGGGTTTTATGGGGACACTTGTAACGAAAGGAAAAGGTGTTGGGGTTGTAACAGCAACTGGGATGAAAACAGAGATGGGAAAAATCGCTCATCTCATTCAATCCGCTGATACAATGGAAACACCTCTTCAAAATCGATTAGAGCAGTTAGGTAAAGTGCTAATAGCTGCAGCTCTTCTGTTAACGGCCCTAGTTGTCGTGCTTGGGATTATTCAGGGACGAGATGTTTATAGCATGTTCTTAGCTGGAGTATCCCTCGCAGTTGCGGCCATCCCTGAAGGGTTGCCGGCAATCGTTACGATTGCCCTTGCGATTGGCATGCAAAAAATGAGTAAACGAAAAGCCATTGTTCGAAAGCTTCCCTCTGTCGAAACACTTGGATGTGCGACCGTTATTTGTTCAGATAAGACCGGAACGCTTACGCAAAATAAAATGATGGTTACAAAACTTTGGGCAGGCGGAGAGACGTGGGATGTTACCGGGTCTGGCTATTCTCCTTATGGCGACTTCTTTAAAGGCAACACGCGCGTTTATTCTGATGAGGAACGTTCGCTGAAGCAGTTGCTTACTTTTGGGTTACTTTGTAGCAATGCGAGAGTGATGGAAAAAAGCGGCGAATACGTTCTTGACGGTGATCCAACGGAAGGGGCACTCGTTGCAGCAGCAATGAAGGCAGGGTTAACAGAAGATGTGAGGGAAGAGGAATTTACAATCATTCAGGAATTTCCTTTTGACTCCAACCGAAAAATGATGAGCATAGTAGTTGAAGATTCAATTGGAAAACGGTACGTGATCGCAAAAGGTGCACCGGATATTGTTCTTAAGCAGTGTGAATCGGTGTTATGGAGTGAGAAAAAAGCGCCGCTTCGCAAAAGCTATGAAAGAGAAATTCAGGAGCAGTTAAATGCGTTTGGTGAATTAGCTTTAAGAACGATCGCCGTCGCTTTTAAACCAATTCAAAATGAAGACAATATGCTTCATAGCGTACAAGCTGAATCTCGCTTAACCTTTGTTGGATTAGAGGGAATGATCGATCCGCCACGTGAAGAAGTGAAGCAGGCTGTAGCTGATTGTAAAACCGCCGGGATTAAGACGATTATGATTACTGGTGATCATGTGACAACAGCTAAAGCGATTGCCCTTAATTTAGGAATTCTACCTGAGCGTGGCAAAGTTATGGAAGGAAGTAAGCTCTCTTCCCTGAGCGTAGAAGAACTAGAAAATCAAGTAGAAGACATTTACGTGTTTGCGCGTGTATCACCGGAACACAAATTAAAAATTGTGAAAGCTCTTCAAAATAGAGGTCACATCGTTGCGATGACAGGAGATGGGGTGAACGATGCCCCCGCGATTAAAGCTTCCAATATCGGTATTTCAATGGGAGTGACGGGGACAGACGTAGCAAAAGAATCATCATCGCTCATATTAAGCGACGACAATTTCACAACGATCAGAGCGGCGGTAGAAGAAGGGCGAAATATCTATGAAAATATTCGGAAATTCATTCGCTATATGCTAGCCTCAAACGTTGGTGAAATACTTGTCATGCTTTTTGCGATATTACTCATGCTTCCCCTTCCGCTCGTACCGATTCAAATTCTTTGGGTTAATCTCGTGACGGATGGGCTACCAGCAATGGCGCTTGGACTTGACCCTGCAGAGGGTAATGTGATGAGGCGAGATCCGCGTAAGCCAAAGGAAGGCGTTTTTGCTAGAGGATTAGGATGGAAAATTATCTCTCGCGGTATCATGATAGGAGCCTGTACACTTGCTGCCTTTATGATTTGCTATAGTGAAAACCCGAATGATCTTGTTCAGGCACAAACTGTAGCATTCTCAACACTCGTGCTCGCTCAATTGATTCATGTGTTTGACTGTCGCAGTGAACGATCGATCTTTCATCGTAACCCTTTTGAGAATAAAGCCCTTGTCCTTGCGGTACTCTCTTCGGTTGGATTACTGCTCGCAGTCATCTATTATGAACCTCTTCAACCGATTTTCCATACAACTTATTTATCGATGAGAGAATGGATGCTTATATTAGTCTTTTCTAGCATTCCAACGTTCCTATTAGCGGGTACAACCTTTTTTAAAAGACAACGCAGCAGAGGGTAA
- a CDS encoding YicC/YloC family endoribonuclease — MVKSMTGFGRASHEEEDVQITVEIKSVNHRYFDGTFRMPKALLHLEGRMKKAIQRTIARGKVELYLTIDGAGFRSSDVKVDWNLLDQYITILKQASERYELQEDLSASKLLNMDVYHVTEKEQNINQLEDEIFATMNLAVARLVEMREIEGEALEQDIRTKLQEMTEVLTSISMLSNEVTSSFEARIRTKLEGFKELEAIDEARILTEVAYLADKASIDEEITRLRSHLAQFHDILSNDGVVGRKLDFLVQEMNRELNTIGSKSQHHKISQHVIDLKSEVEKVREQVQNIE; from the coding sequence ATGGTTAAGAGTATGACCGGATTTGGGAGAGCATCGCATGAAGAAGAGGATGTTCAAATAACGGTAGAAATAAAATCCGTTAACCATCGTTACTTCGATGGTACATTTCGCATGCCAAAAGCTCTCCTTCATCTCGAAGGTAGAATGAAGAAAGCCATTCAGCGCACGATTGCGCGCGGGAAAGTGGAGCTTTATTTAACCATTGATGGAGCTGGGTTTCGATCATCGGACGTAAAGGTGGATTGGAATCTGCTTGACCAATACATAACGATTTTAAAACAAGCCTCCGAACGTTACGAATTGCAAGAAGATTTGTCTGCCTCTAAGCTTTTAAACATGGATGTCTATCACGTGACTGAGAAAGAACAAAATATCAATCAGCTAGAGGATGAGATTTTTGCTACGATGAATTTAGCGGTCGCTCGACTTGTTGAAATGCGAGAAATTGAAGGGGAAGCCCTTGAGCAAGATATAAGGACAAAGCTTCAAGAAATGACAGAAGTCTTAACTTCCATTTCAATGCTTTCAAATGAAGTAACATCCTCATTTGAAGCTCGAATACGCACGAAACTCGAAGGTTTTAAAGAACTTGAAGCAATCGATGAGGCGCGTATTCTAACGGAAGTGGCGTATCTTGCAGATAAAGCGAGTATCGATGAAGAAATCACACGGCTCCGTAGTCACCTAGCCCAATTCCATGATATTCTTAGTAATGATGGTGTCGTAGGAAGGAAACTTGATTTCTTAGTGCAGGAAATGAATAGGGAGCTGAATACGATCGGTTCCAAGTCTCAACACCATAAGATCAGCCAACATGTTATTGATCTTAAGAGCGAAGTGGAAAAGGTTCGTGAGCAGGTTCAAAATATTGAATAG
- a CDS encoding DUF370 domain-containing protein, which yields MSIKLINIGFGNIVNANRIVSIVSPESAPIKRIITVARDRNMLVDATYGRRTRAVIISDSDHVILSAVQPETVAQRLGNKDELSDE from the coding sequence ATGAGTATTAAATTAATCAATATCGGATTCGGTAACATTGTGAATGCGAATCGAATTGTTTCAATTGTTAGTCCAGAGTCGGCACCAATCAAACGAATTATCACTGTTGCAAGGGACCGCAATATGCTTGTGGACGCAACATATGGAAGAAGAACGCGTGCCGTTATTATTTCTGATAGCGACCATGTTATTCTTTCGGCAGTCCAGCCTGAAACAGTCGCGCAGCGTCTCGGCAACAAAGACGAGCTTTCAGACGAGTAG
- the gmk gene encoding guanylate kinase gives MEKERGLLIVLSGPSGVGKGTVRKAFMHNADEVQYSISVTTRKPREGEVNGVDYFFKSHEEFEDMIENNKLLEYAHYVGNYYGTPVDYVEETLQSGKDVLLEIEVQGAKQVRKHFPEGAFIFLMPPSLTELRNRIVNRGTESNDLIDNRMGVAKEEIELIDEYDYIVENDQVELACERIRAIITAEHLRRDRLAHKYKNVTEAK, from the coding sequence ATGGAAAAAGAACGTGGGTTGTTAATTGTTCTCTCTGGCCCTTCTGGTGTTGGAAAAGGAACAGTAAGAAAAGCTTTCATGCATAATGCGGACGAGGTACAGTATTCCATTTCTGTTACAACACGCAAACCGCGTGAAGGCGAAGTGAACGGAGTTGATTATTTCTTTAAATCTCATGAAGAATTTGAAGATATGATCGAAAACAATAAGCTGCTTGAATATGCCCATTACGTTGGGAACTACTATGGCACGCCTGTTGACTATGTAGAAGAAACCTTGCAGTCTGGCAAAGATGTGTTGCTTGAGATTGAAGTGCAAGGAGCAAAGCAAGTTCGCAAGCATTTTCCTGAAGGAGCTTTTATTTTTTTAATGCCTCCTAGCTTAACAGAACTTCGCAATCGTATCGTTAACCGTGGTACGGAATCGAATGATTTAATTGATAACCGTATGGGCGTTGCGAAAGAAGAAATCGAATTGATTGATGAATACGATTATATCGTTGAAAATGATCAAGTAGAATTAGCTTGTGAGCGAATTCGTGCTATTATTACAGCAGAGCACTTAAGACGTGATCGTCTTGCCCATAAATATAAGAATGTAACGGAGGCTAAATAA
- the rpoZ gene encoding DNA-directed RNA polymerase subunit omega has translation MILYPSIDSLMDRIDSKYTLATLSAKRARTIQQTGNVYVDRPKSVKAVGKALEEVLDGKLLADGMIED, from the coding sequence ATGATTTTATACCCATCGATTGACTCGCTAATGGACCGCATTGATTCAAAGTACACACTTGCAACACTTTCAGCTAAACGTGCGCGCACGATTCAACAAACTGGTAATGTTTATGTTGATCGTCCAAAGTCAGTAAAGGCTGTCGGTAAAGCACTTGAAGAAGTACTTGATGGCAAATTACTTGCAGACGGCATGATAGAAGACTGA
- the coaBC gene encoding bifunctional phosphopantothenoylcysteine decarboxylase/phosphopantothenate--cysteine ligase CoaBC translates to MSLKGKKILLCVSGGIAVFKAAALTSKLYQTGTEVKVLMTKSATEFVTPLTFQTLSRNDVYKDTFEEKDPTAVAHIDVADWADLVLIAPATANIIGKLANGISDDMMSTTLLATEAPVWVAPAMNVHMYDHPAVKKNMDVLRSFGCHFLEPGEGLLACGYVGKGRMAEPEDILATLETYFKEDMNDLAGKKVVVTAGPTREPVDPVRYFTNYSSGKMGFALAEQAAKRGADVTLVAGPVSLSTPQGVNRIDVVTAEEMFESVLQAAETADIVIKAAAVADYRPATIASEKVKKSEGEMVVEMERTKDILWTLGQKKKNQILVGFAAESERLDEFAQKKLVKKNLDLICANNIKAEGAGFDKDTNVMTLLHRDGERVELPLQSKHEAANRILDEVNRLDVTRS, encoded by the coding sequence ATGAGTCTAAAGGGAAAGAAGATATTGCTTTGTGTTAGTGGTGGGATTGCTGTATTTAAGGCAGCCGCTCTCACAAGTAAGCTCTATCAAACGGGTACGGAAGTGAAGGTGTTAATGACAAAATCAGCTACTGAATTTGTTACACCATTAACGTTTCAAACGCTTTCCAGAAATGATGTTTATAAGGATACCTTTGAAGAAAAGGACCCAACAGCAGTGGCACATATTGACGTAGCGGACTGGGCAGACCTCGTTCTTATCGCGCCTGCTACAGCAAACATCATTGGTAAGCTTGCGAACGGAATCTCAGACGATATGATGTCAACGACGTTACTTGCTACCGAAGCTCCTGTATGGGTAGCCCCAGCAATGAATGTTCACATGTACGACCATCCTGCTGTTAAGAAAAACATGGACGTCCTCCGCTCGTTTGGCTGTCATTTTCTTGAGCCTGGAGAAGGGTTACTTGCATGTGGCTATGTTGGTAAAGGGCGCATGGCGGAGCCTGAAGATATACTGGCAACGTTAGAAACATATTTTAAAGAAGATATGAACGATTTAGCTGGGAAAAAAGTAGTCGTCACGGCAGGTCCTACGCGAGAACCGGTTGATCCTGTTCGCTATTTTACAAACTATTCTTCAGGAAAAATGGGATTTGCGTTAGCGGAGCAGGCGGCGAAACGTGGTGCGGATGTCACATTAGTGGCAGGTCCAGTCTCTCTTTCCACCCCTCAAGGTGTTAACCGTATTGATGTTGTTACCGCAGAAGAAATGTTTGAGTCTGTTCTACAGGCAGCTGAGACGGCAGATATTGTTATAAAAGCAGCCGCCGTTGCCGACTATCGACCTGCTACAATTGCTTCAGAAAAAGTGAAGAAATCTGAGGGTGAGATGGTGGTTGAGATGGAGCGGACGAAAGACATTCTTTGGACGCTTGGCCAAAAAAAGAAAAATCAAATTCTTGTTGGGTTTGCGGCAGAGTCAGAGCGGTTAGATGAATTTGCACAGAAAAAGCTAGTAAAGAAAAATTTGGATTTGATTTGTGCGAACAATATTAAAGCAGAGGGTGCAGGCTTTGATAAAGATACCAATGTTATGACGCTTCTTCATCGTGATGGGGAACGCGTTGAACTTCCTTTGCAATCCAAGCATGAGGCAGCGAATCGCATTCTCGATGAAGTGAATCGATTGGACGTGACTCGTTCATGA
- the priA gene encoding primosomal protein N': MIAKVIVDVPANQTDRLFDYAIPEEWEEMIEPGMRVVVPFGPRKIQGFVISVANESEHAKLKELSEVKDVTPILTQELLDLGFWLTEKALCYAVSALQAMLPAAMKANVTKTVVLGNRVNEEATWHRMVSSNGVKWDDFLSHFSHKELNRAIKNDELEVQYDVKEKTAPKTILSVSAALQKEELQKEKEKMGNRALKQQEIITHFIENEGAVSYKELMDMLDTTRSTIKSLVSKEILKEEEVELYRDPYKGREFTPSTALELTDLQEQAITPILTSIEDHHHETFLIHGVTGSGKTEIYLQSIHRVLEQGKEAIVLVPEISLTPQMVTRFKSRFGSEVAVLHSGLSRGEKYDEWRKIHRKEVKVVVGARSAVFAPFTNLGIIIIDEEHESSYKQEENPRYHARDVAIKRGEHYNCPVVLGSATPSLESYARASKGVYTLLELLHRVNKQAMPTVSIVDMREELRAGNRSMFSNDLYDKLKDRLEKKEQTVLFLNRRGYSTFVMCRDCGYVAECPHCDISLTYHKINGTMRCHYCGHEERFPTQCPECESEHIRFFGTGTQRVEEELTKILPEARVVRMDVDTTRRKGAHEKLLNQFGEGKADILLGTQMIAKGLDFPNVTLVGVLAGDAMLHLPDFRASEKTFQLLTQVSGRAGRHLLPGEVIVQSYTPEHYSIEMAAEHDYQSFYQREMVTRKQFGYPPFYFLAMVNVSHEELTKTVDVTEKIAAYLKDHLSKQSVVLGPVASPIPRIKDRYRYQCMIKYKTEPNLTHYLKEIQKHFSKEISRGGLQLSIDTQPYMMM, encoded by the coding sequence ATGATTGCAAAAGTCATAGTCGATGTACCGGCGAATCAAACTGATCGCCTGTTTGATTATGCAATTCCGGAAGAATGGGAAGAAATGATAGAACCTGGGATGAGAGTTGTGGTTCCTTTTGGACCGAGAAAAATTCAGGGATTTGTGATCTCGGTCGCGAATGAATCAGAACATGCTAAATTAAAAGAATTAAGTGAAGTAAAAGATGTTACCCCCATATTAACGCAGGAGCTGCTTGATCTAGGGTTCTGGCTTACAGAAAAGGCGCTTTGTTACGCAGTATCAGCCCTTCAGGCTATGTTACCAGCTGCGATGAAAGCAAACGTGACGAAAACAGTTGTGCTTGGAAATCGTGTCAATGAAGAGGCTACATGGCATCGGATGGTATCCTCTAACGGAGTAAAATGGGACGATTTTCTTTCGCATTTTAGTCATAAAGAATTAAACCGGGCCATCAAAAACGATGAGCTTGAGGTACAGTATGATGTAAAGGAAAAGACCGCTCCTAAAACCATTCTGTCTGTATCAGCCGCACTTCAAAAGGAAGAGCTTCAAAAAGAAAAGGAAAAGATGGGGAATCGCGCATTGAAGCAACAGGAAATCATCACGCACTTCATCGAGAATGAAGGAGCTGTTTCGTATAAAGAGCTCATGGATATGCTTGATACAACGCGGTCAACGATTAAATCGCTCGTCTCAAAAGAAATATTAAAAGAAGAAGAAGTTGAGCTTTACCGTGACCCCTATAAGGGGCGCGAATTTACTCCTTCGACGGCTCTTGAGCTCACTGACTTGCAAGAACAAGCGATAACCCCCATTTTGACCAGTATTGAAGATCATCATCATGAGACGTTTCTTATTCATGGCGTAACAGGGAGCGGTAAGACAGAAATTTATTTGCAGTCGATTCACCGCGTGCTAGAGCAGGGCAAGGAAGCCATTGTGCTTGTTCCCGAAATCTCATTAACACCACAAATGGTGACCAGGTTTAAAAGTCGATTCGGTTCCGAGGTAGCGGTCTTACATAGTGGGCTTTCCCGGGGAGAAAAGTATGATGAGTGGCGAAAGATTCATCGGAAAGAAGTAAAAGTTGTTGTTGGCGCACGTTCAGCCGTTTTTGCACCATTTACGAATCTTGGCATTATTATTATTGATGAAGAGCATGAGAGTAGCTACAAACAAGAAGAAAATCCTAGGTATCATGCGAGAGATGTAGCGATTAAGCGTGGCGAGCATTACAACTGTCCGGTTGTATTAGGAAGCGCAACGCCATCGCTTGAATCATATGCACGCGCATCAAAAGGTGTTTATACTCTTCTTGAATTGTTGCACAGAGTAAATAAGCAGGCTATGCCGACTGTATCAATTGTTGATATGAGAGAAGAATTACGAGCCGGTAACCGCTCAATGTTCTCAAACGATCTTTATGACAAATTAAAAGATCGATTAGAGAAGAAAGAGCAAACGGTGCTCTTTTTAAACCGCCGAGGTTATTCAACTTTCGTGATGTGTCGAGACTGCGGGTATGTAGCAGAGTGTCCTCATTGTGACATTAGCTTAACGTATCACAAGATCAATGGAACGATGCGGTGTCACTATTGTGGCCATGAAGAGCGTTTTCCAACTCAATGCCCTGAGTGTGAAAGTGAACACATTCGCTTTTTCGGAACAGGTACCCAGCGTGTTGAGGAAGAACTAACAAAAATCCTTCCAGAGGCACGGGTGGTGCGGATGGACGTTGATACAACGAGGCGTAAGGGAGCGCATGAGAAGCTCTTGAATCAATTCGGAGAAGGAAAAGCAGATATCTTACTCGGAACACAAATGATTGCCAAAGGTCTTGATTTCCCAAATGTTACCCTTGTTGGGGTATTAGCAGGAGATGCCATGCTCCATCTCCCTGACTTCCGAGCCTCAGAGAAAACGTTCCAGCTGCTAACGCAAGTAAGTGGGCGCGCAGGACGTCACTTGCTACCAGGTGAAGTGATTGTTCAATCCTATACACCAGAACATTACAGCATTGAAATGGCTGCCGAACACGACTATCAGTCCTTTTATCAGCGTGAAATGGTCACACGAAAACAATTTGGTTATCCGCCTTTTTATTTTCTTGCCATGGTGAATGTTTCGCATGAAGAGTTAACTAAAACAGTTGATGTGACAGAGAAAATTGCAGCTTATTTAAAGGACCACTTATCAAAACAAAGTGTTGTCTTAGGTCCTGTAGCCTCACCGATCCCACGGATCAAAGATAGATATCGCTATCAATGCATGATAAAATACAAAACTGAACCGAACTTAACTCATTATTTAAAAGAAATTCAAAAGCATTTTTCAAAGGAAATAAGTCGTGGTGGATTACAGCTATCCATCGATACACAACCTTATATGATGATGTAG
- the def gene encoding peptide deformylase: MAMREIVLHPNEVLEVECHPVEEFDKELHQLLDDMFETMYAAEGVGLAAPQIGIRKQVAVVDTREEEALELINPTIIKSSGKEVDLEGCLSFPGLFGEVERPYTITLKALNRFGKPFKLKAEGFFARAIQHEIDHLHGVLFTEKVIRYIDPEQEGDGE; encoded by the coding sequence GTGGCTATGAGAGAAATTGTGTTGCATCCAAATGAGGTGCTTGAAGTTGAATGCCATCCTGTAGAGGAATTCGATAAAGAGTTGCATCAGCTACTCGATGATATGTTTGAGACAATGTACGCAGCAGAGGGCGTTGGACTCGCTGCACCACAAATCGGTATTCGAAAACAAGTTGCCGTTGTTGATACGAGAGAAGAAGAGGCATTAGAACTAATCAATCCAACGATTATTAAATCATCCGGAAAAGAAGTCGACCTAGAAGGTTGCTTAAGTTTCCCTGGTCTATTTGGCGAAGTTGAGCGCCCATATACCATCACGTTAAAAGCGCTGAACCGTTTTGGCAAACCGTTTAAATTAAAAGCGGAAGGGTTCTTTGCAAGAGCGATTCAGCATGAGATTGATCATCTTCACGGCGTATTGTTTACAGAGAAAGTCATTCGCTACATTGACCCTGAGCAGGAAGGAGACGGTGAATAA
- the fmt gene encoding methionyl-tRNA formyltransferase, with translation MTKIVFMGTPDFSVPVLDMLVEEGYTIVGVVTQPDRPKGRKRVLTPPPVKVAAEKHGLPVLQPEKVKDPAQLQPILDLNPDLIVTAAFGQILPNQLLEAPKYGCINVHASLLPELRGGAPIHYSILQGKKETGITIMYMVEKLDAGDILTQSIVPIEERDHTGSLHDKLSASGSKLLKETLPKLLHGELTPVKQKDDEATFAPNIKREQERIDWTKTGEEIYNHIRGLHPWPVAFTQYEGKVMKVWWGEKIESAEKAEPGSVLYTDADGPVVATGNTTAIKLTEIQPAGKKRMTSAQYLQGRTFEKNERFGE, from the coding sequence ATGACAAAAATCGTATTTATGGGGACGCCGGATTTCTCTGTTCCTGTTCTTGATATGCTGGTAGAAGAAGGGTATACGATCGTCGGTGTCGTTACGCAACCAGACCGTCCAAAAGGGAGAAAAAGAGTGCTAACGCCCCCTCCAGTTAAGGTAGCTGCTGAGAAACATGGTCTTCCTGTGCTACAACCTGAGAAGGTGAAAGATCCAGCTCAGCTTCAACCTATTCTAGATTTAAATCCAGATTTGATCGTAACAGCAGCTTTTGGACAAATCTTACCAAATCAGCTTCTTGAGGCACCGAAGTACGGTTGTATCAATGTCCATGCGTCACTGTTACCGGAACTTCGCGGCGGTGCACCAATTCATTATTCGATCCTGCAAGGAAAGAAAGAAACGGGCATTACGATTATGTATATGGTGGAGAAACTAGATGCGGGTGATATTTTAACCCAGTCAATCGTTCCAATTGAAGAACGCGACCATACTGGAAGCCTTCATGATAAACTAAGTGCGTCAGGGTCAAAGCTTTTAAAAGAAACGTTGCCAAAGCTTCTTCATGGTGAATTAACGCCTGTGAAGCAAAAAGATGATGAGGCGACGTTTGCTCCTAATATTAAACGGGAGCAGGAGCGAATCGACTGGACAAAAACTGGTGAAGAAATTTATAACCACATTCGCGGCTTACATCCATGGCCAGTGGCCTTTACACAATATGAAGGCAAAGTAATGAAAGTCTGGTGGGGAGAGAAGATCGAAAGTGCTGAGAAGGCTGAGCCAGGCTCTGTCCTATATACAGACGCGGATGGACCTGTTGTTGCAACAGGAAACACGACCGCGATTAAGTTAACGGAAATTCAACCAGCAGGCAAAAAGCGCATGACATCTGCGCAGTATTTACAAGGTAGAACATTCGAGAAAAATGAGAGATTTGGTGAATAG